CACAGGCATCTACCGGGTGATCCTCGTCCACAATGCAGGCAATGTTTACGGAGCGCTTCACACCACCAATGCTCACGGTAGCCAAGAGATGCTGCGGGTCAATAATGTCTAGAATTTGCCCTGGAATACCTAAACACATGAATACTCATCCTTGTTGAACTGTGCCGCGATCGCTAATTAAGAATCGGCGTTGCTGAATCTAGGTATGAACCGCACCATCTACCCTCACCCTAGCCCTCTCCCAAAAGGAGAGGGGACAAGAGTTTTAGCTCCCTTCTCCCTAGGGAGAAGGGTTGGGGATGAGGGCAATTCATCCTGCTATCCAGCAATGCCTAAAACCCTACGGGAGCTCTCAGGCTGCGATCGCTCTCGACGTTAGTTAGATCGCCTATGGCCATCATCCGCCACATAGGCAGGTTTTCTATGAATGATCAGGATGTTTTAGCAAGTGGCGAGCTGCGGCGATCGCGCCTTGTCCTAGGGATAGGCCACCATCGTTACAAGGTACTTGCTGGGCTGTTAGGACAGTGAGACCTTGCTGTTCTAACTGCTGACGGACAGCGGTCAGCAATATCTGATTTTGAAACACGCCGCCAGATAGAGCCACGGTGCTTAGGTGATGGGTCTGCGCTAGATGCTGGGCTAGGTGGGCAATTCCTTGGGCAAAGCCTAGATGAAAACGGGTGGAGATCATACGGGCAGGGACGTTCTGACGTAAATCGTTGAGGAGGGCTGTCCAAAGGGGGGCAAAGGAGAGCTGATGCGGGGTCTGGCTCAGGTCAATATCAATGGGGTAGGGGGTAGCGTTGACCAGGTCTGGCTCCAGGTCTGACCGAATGAGGGCTTCTAGTTCCATCGCGCCCTGACCTTCATAGGTAACCTGCTCGAAGCAGCAGCCGATGGCGGCGGCGACGGCGTCAAATAATCGCCCGGCGGAGGTAGCTAGGGGCGATCGCAGACCGCTCCCTAACATCTGCTCTAACAGGGGACGCGGCTTTTGCGCTAGGGCTTGCACGAGCGGTAGGTCGCCGTATTGGCTGAGCAAGTCGTCCCAGGGCCACAGGGCGCGTAGGTGGGCATAGGTGTTACGCCAGGGTTGGCGCATGGCTTGAGCACCACCCAGTAGGGCGATGGGGGGCAGGTGGGCTAGGCGGTGATAGGCGGTGTAGTCAACCAGCAAAAATTCGCCGCCCCAAAGGTCGCCGGTTTCGCTATAGCCTAGGCCATCTAGGGCTATGCCTAAAATCGCTGGGGTGTCGATGGGTAGGTGATGGTCTACCATGACGGCGGCAAGGTGGGCATGGTGATGCTGGATGGGATAAACGGGGAGCTGCTGCTCGGCGGCCCAGCGCTGACCTAGTTGGCTGGCCCGATAGTCGGGATGGGCATCGAGGGCGATCGCTGCTGGTTGATGCTCAAATAGATCTAGGTATAGCTTCAGGGTTTCTTGGTAGGCGAGGAGCGCAGCGGGATGCTCTAGGTCGCCTAGGTGTTGGGACAGGATGGCTTCGCCTTGGCGCAGTAGGCAAAAGGTCGTTTTCAGTTCGCTACCCATGGCTAGGATCGCAGGGGCTGCTTCAAAGCCGGGGGGCAGGGGCAGGGGGGCGGGGGCATAGCCACGGGCCCGGCGCAGGATCTGAGGTTGACCTGTAATCACTCGCACGACGGAGTCATCAACGCGGTTGATGATGTCGCGGTTGTGCAGCAGGAGGTAGGGAGCGATCGCCCTCAGGTCACGCGCTTCGTCGTTGGTGATGCTTTGGGGTTCACTAGACCGATTGCCGCTAGTGAGGACGATGGGGTGTTCGATATGCTCGAATAGCAAATGGTGGAGCGGTGTGTGGGGCAGCATGAACCCTAGGGCCGATAGGCCGGGAGCTAGGGATGGCGCTAGGGAGCATTCGGGGTGGGGGGTCAGGAGGACGATGGGGGCGGCGGGGCTTTCTAGAACCTGTTGCTCTGCTGCGTTCACAGGACAGTAGTCGCGCAGTTGGGCAAGATCCCGCACCATCAGGGCAAAGGGTTTAGCGGGGCGGTGTTTACGATGGCGCAGGGCAGCGACGGCAGTTTCTTGGGTGGCGTCGCAGGCTAGGTGGATGCCGCCGAGTCCTTTAATTCCAACAATTTCACCTTGCCGTATCAGCCGACCTAGGTGGGCAATCGCTGCTTCTCCTTCAGCTAGGCGTTGACCATCGCTCTCCTCTAGCCATACCTGAGGGCCGCAGGCAGGACAGGCGATCGGCTGGGCATGGAAGCGGCGGTTGGCGATCGCTTGATAGTCGCCCTCGCAGGCTACACACATCGGAAAGGCAGACATGCTGGTCTGGTGGCGATCGTAGGGGATGGCACGGATGATGCTTAGCCGCGGGCCGCAGTGGGTGCAGTTGGTGAAGGGGTAGCGGTAAAAGCGGCTATCGGGATCGCGTAAATCCTGTTGACAGGCGGTACAGGTGGCGGCATCCGGGGATATCTTGGTGCGGACAGCTCCTGTTTGGCTGGCTGCAATGCTAAACGATTGCTCGGGAACGGCGGTGAGAGGAATGGCGGCTCGGGTGATCCGGGTAATCCGCGCTAAAGGTGGCGGCGATCGCTCAAGCTGGTCTAGAAAGCTTTCGATCTGCTCACGCTCCCCGGCTACGCGGATCCATACGCCTGCTCCATCGTTGAGTACCCACCCTCGTAGCTCATACTGTTCCGCTAGGCGATATACTGTTGGACGAAATCCTACACCCTGAACGATTCCCTCCACTCGAATGTCTTCTGATACAAGCAACTCCTCTTCCATCCTCAGCAATCACCTATCCCTGTTACCCTATAATAAGCTTTCCCTGTAATTATTTAAGTTATTTAAGGGAGGGAGTAAACGTAAAATCTTTGGCTTAATCTATTATGGCACGTAAATCAGCACAGGGCTTTGGGGCATCTAAAGCACAAACCCAAGGCACACTTCGAGGAATCCGTCTAGAATTGGGAGAGTTCCAAGATTCTAGCAACCTGCTTTCTCCTGATGAATTAGCTGGGCTGAAGGGGCTGGGCATCATCAACTATGGCATTGTCTGCCAATTTCGCTGCATCAATGATGAGGGGCAGGCATTTATAGGGCTTGCCTTACCCTCCATCAAAGCTAGTGGTGCCATTCTCGTGGGCATCATGGTGGGCACACAACCAACTCTGACTGATACCATCATGCCTAGAGAAGAAATTGAGCGGCGCTATCGAGCCAATGAGGCAGCGATCCGATATCTCATTGCCAAGGCTTTTAAGAAAGAGTTTGCTGAGCAAGTTATGAGATCCTCTGGGCCAGGG
The Leptolyngbya sp. CCY15150 genome window above contains:
- the hypC gene encoding HypC/HybG/HupF family hydrogenase formation chaperone, whose amino-acid sequence is MCLGIPGQILDIIDPQHLLATVSIGGVKRSVNIACIVDEDHPVDACVGDWVLVHVGFAMNRIDADDAQITLTMLDDIAALNAANVL
- the hypF gene encoding carbamoyltransferase HypF — translated: MEEELLVSEDIRVEGIVQGVGFRPTVYRLAEQYELRGWVLNDGAGVWIRVAGEREQIESFLDQLERSPPPLARITRITRAAIPLTAVPEQSFSIAASQTGAVRTKISPDAATCTACQQDLRDPDSRFYRYPFTNCTHCGPRLSIIRAIPYDRHQTSMSAFPMCVACEGDYQAIANRRFHAQPIACPACGPQVWLEESDGQRLAEGEAAIAHLGRLIRQGEIVGIKGLGGIHLACDATQETAVAALRHRKHRPAKPFALMVRDLAQLRDYCPVNAAEQQVLESPAAPIVLLTPHPECSLAPSLAPGLSALGFMLPHTPLHHLLFEHIEHPIVLTSGNRSSEPQSITNDEARDLRAIAPYLLLHNRDIINRVDDSVVRVITGQPQILRRARGYAPAPLPLPPGFEAAPAILAMGSELKTTFCLLRQGEAILSQHLGDLEHPAALLAYQETLKLYLDLFEHQPAAIALDAHPDYRASQLGQRWAAEQQLPVYPIQHHHAHLAAVMVDHHLPIDTPAILGIALDGLGYSETGDLWGGEFLLVDYTAYHRLAHLPPIALLGGAQAMRQPWRNTYAHLRALWPWDDLLSQYGDLPLVQALAQKPRPLLEQMLGSGLRSPLATSAGRLFDAVAAAIGCCFEQVTYEGQGAMELEALIRSDLEPDLVNATPYPIDIDLSQTPHQLSFAPLWTALLNDLRQNVPARMISTRFHLGFAQGIAHLAQHLAQTHHLSTVALSGGVFQNQILLTAVRQQLEQQGLTVLTAQQVPCNDGGLSLGQGAIAAARHLLKHPDHS